A window of [Clostridium] innocuum genomic DNA:
TAAAATCACAGGATGTTATGATTTTATCAGACAGTTTCTGATCCTGCAGCAGCATGAGCTATGTGCTGAATCATAAGAAAAAGGAATCGATGCTATCCTGATGAAAACACCCGATTCCCTTAGTATACAGCACTTCCTGCTTCAAATGTTTCTATACGCTCAACGGCACTCTGAAAACTGCTTCGTAAATGCGCGATAGCCTTTTGACAGCCGCTTAAGCCCCGTGCGCATAAGTGCATTGGGACAGGCTATGTTGATTCTTATAAAATCCTCTCCGCTTTTTCCATAGGCAGAGCCTTTGGAAACAAGAAGCCCGTGTTCCTTATGCAGAAAATCACAAAACTGATCCACAAAGGGATGCAGTACATGGCAGTCAATCCACAGCAGATACGTCGCCTGCGATTCGACAGCATGCAGCTCAGGGAGCTGTGTTTTTAGATAGTGCTGTGCCGTTTTTTTATTGGCACTGATGTAATGGTTCAAATCCTTCAGCCAGTCCTTCCCCTCCATCCATGCGGCAATGGTTGCTTCACAGGCAAAAACATTTGGTTCCGCCACCTCATCCGTATGGAAGCCGCGCCATATCCGATTGCGTATCCCCTCATCCGCAATCACAACACAGGCAGCCTGTAATCCGGCAAGATTAAAAGCCTTGCTTGCGGACAGACAAGTAATACTGTTTTGCAGACATGATGCATTTACCGCGGCAAAGGGAAGATACTTTTTTCCAGGCTCACAGAGATCACAGTGAATCTCATCACTGATGACGATCACATGATGCTTCCTGCAGAATGCATTGATCTGTGTCAGCTCCTCCCTGCTCCATATTTTACCAATCGGATTATGCGGATTGCACATGATCATCAGTGTTGTAAGCGGATCCTGCAGCTTCTGCTCCAGATCGATAAAGTCAATTTCATAGGTACCTCCCTCATACAGCAGCTCGCTGGCAAGAACCCTTCTGCCGTTGTTCACAATGGAATTATAAAAAATATTATATACTGGAGACAGCACTACCACCTTTTCCGCAGGCTGTGTCAGCCGTCGAACCATGGAAGAAATTGCCGGCACCACCCCGCTGCTGAACATCATCCATTCCCGTTCCATCGCAAAGCAGTGCTCCTGTCTCCACCATTCCTGAATACTTGTATAAAAGGCTTCCGGAACCTCACAATAGCCATAGATTCCTAGAGCTGCAGTATTCTGCATCGCTTTTTGTATACAGGGAGCTGTTCGAAAATCCATATCCGCCACCCACATGGCAATGGTATCCTCCTCTACATTCCATTTTAGAGAATTGGTGTTTCTTCGCTCAATGACGGTATCAAACAACGGATTCATGCACTCAGCTCCTGCACCTCGATCTGTGTTCCCGACGGATCCACATACTCTTTTTCCAATCGAATTTCCTTGATTTCTTTTGCACGAATTCTGCCTTCATATGGATTGGATATGCTTTCGATGGAGGAAGTGATATCTGCCTGTACCGATGAATACTCAAATGCCAGTGTGGTATTGAGGAGTTTACAGTTTTCCAGTACAACATGATCCATATAACACATTCCCTGCAGACTGTCGATGGTGCAATTCACAAAACGCACATTCTTTGCATTCCATCCCAGATATTCTCCGATAATCAATGAATCATAGACGGTTACATCTTCACAATTCCAGAAGGCATCCTTGGATAACAGCGTTGCATGATGAAGCTCCACATGCTTTGCACCGTCAAATGCATAGTTACCGGATAAGGTGAATTCATCAATGGTGATGTTTTCGGCATTCATCGCAAAATAGTCCCCGGCAGCATGTACTCGCTGTAGCCGGATATCGGAACAATTCCAGAAGGTTTCCTGAGCATTGGGAAGCTGTACATTCTCAAGTGTGATATCAGAGCATCTGCGAAATGTTTTCGGTGCCTGAAGAACACAATCCTTCATCGTGACATGTTCACTGTACCAGATACCGGAGCGTGCAGTTTCCATCAGCGTGATATGACTGCATTCTATATCGGTGCTATACCAAAGCGGATATTTCCACTTGAAGATGCTGTTGTGAAGACGAATATTGCGGCTTTCTTTTAACGGGGATTCCCCTTGCGCAAAGGTGCTATCCTCCACCTGTACATCCGATGCGTGAAATAATGCTCTCTCTCCTGTTAAATATGCCTGTTTTATAGTATCCATGCTTACTACCTCCTATTTTATTCAACCTGTGATATTTCCATCACGCTTTTTTTCCCAGCTCATAGGCTTCGTTTAAGATTTCGGGATGTTCAAGTACTGCATCCATACCATCGATCGAGGTACCATATACCACAGCCTTTAACGAACTCTTATCAAAGCAGTCAATCCAGCCCTGTAGACCCTTGATCACCCCGTCCATTGCATGTTGCTCAGAATCAGCGGCTGTCGTTAACAGATAGATATCTTTAAACTTATAAGGAATCGGAAACAACGGATTTGTCCGATCCAGCAAAGTTTTCATCTGTCCGCACATTTCATAGAAATATACCGGTGTTGCAAATGCGATAACATCCGCTGCTGCCATCTTTTGTATCAGGATATCCGCATCATCCGGCATTGCACACTGCCCCTGCCTGCTATGCTGGCATGCCATGCAGCCTGTGCAAAAATGCATAGCACAACCTTGCAGCGAACATTTTTCTACCATATGACCTGCCTCCTTCGCACCCTTTACAAATGCATCCGCAAGACGTTCGGAATTTCCATTTTTTCTTAAGCTCGTACTGATAACGATAATATTCTTCATAAAACTGCCTCCTTCTACCACGTTTGGTAAACTGTTTATGTTACAAATGATTTGGATAGACGATATAGCTTCCTACTCTACGGCATGAGCTTTATGCCTTTCCTTATGTGTGGTAACCTGTATTCTGTTCCTATCTGTTTTTATATCGGCTCCGCTGATGCGGAAGCCTGTTCCTTATACACAGACTTATCACTTGGCATACGTAACTCTAAAGTATGCTTTTTTCGTTCTGCTTCCTTCCTGTATCCTTTGCTTTCTGTTTCACATATCGTTCCATAAAGCATTGTAGTTTTTGTATAGTATACATAAAGACCGGCAAACACAGTGAGTGTATAACAGAGGATTCCAAAAAATGCGGCAATATCCTTCCTTCTCATGTTCCACCTTCTGTATCCGATTTCAGCTCCTGTAAAACAGCATCCAGACAATCCAGCGTTTTCTTTATCCGATGTGCATTCTTCAGATGCTCATCGCGGCGCTCTTGTAACATTTCCTTTCTCAGCGCCCGGGTATCGCCTTCTGATTCTGCTAAGGAACAGTATGCTTTTATCGTTTGTATATCAAAGCCCAGTGCATGCAAACACAAACAGGTTTCCAGTCGCTGTACAGCGAAACAGCAAAGACGACCCCTTTCCAAATCATCTTCAAAGTCCTTCAATAACCCTGCATGAAGGAAGGCTTTGATCACATCCTCCGTCACAGCATACTGCCTGCAAAATTCTTTCATGTTCATATCCTCGCCTCCCTTCAGGAAGAATCTTCCTTATGTTTCGCTGTTCTCAATTTCATAGATCAGATAATCCATGCGGTCAACTGCTTTATATTCCTTTTCTATTTGTTCCTGCAATTGTTTGCAATACATCTCAAGCATAGCAACAGCTTCTTCTCTATGCGGCGATTCTATAAGTTTTTCATATTCCCGGATGATATCCTCTTGACAACCGCATTCCTTCATGTACCATAGTGTGTTTTCA
This region includes:
- a CDS encoding pyridoxal phosphate-dependent aminotransferase, with amino-acid sequence MNPLFDTVIERRNTNSLKWNVEEDTIAMWVADMDFRTAPCIQKAMQNTAALGIYGYCEVPEAFYTSIQEWWRQEHCFAMEREWMMFSSGVVPAISSMVRRLTQPAEKVVVLSPVYNIFYNSIVNNGRRVLASELLYEGGTYEIDFIDLEQKLQDPLTTLMIMCNPHNPIGKIWSREELTQINAFCRKHHVIVISDEIHCDLCEPGKKYLPFAAVNASCLQNSITCLSASKAFNLAGLQAACVVIADEGIRNRIWRGFHTDEVAEPNVFACEATIAAWMEGKDWLKDLNHYISANKKTAQHYLKTQLPELHAVESQATYLLWIDCHVLHPFVDQFCDFLHKEHGLLVSKGSAYGKSGEDFIRINIACPNALMRTGLKRLSKGYRAFTKQFSECR
- a CDS encoding DUF3737 family protein, which produces MDTIKQAYLTGERALFHASDVQVEDSTFAQGESPLKESRNIRLHNSIFKWKYPLWYSTDIECSHITLMETARSGIWYSEHVTMKDCVLQAPKTFRRCSDITLENVQLPNAQETFWNCSDIRLQRVHAAGDYFAMNAENITIDEFTLSGNYAFDGAKHVELHHATLLSKDAFWNCEDVTVYDSLIIGEYLGWNAKNVRFVNCTIDSLQGMCYMDHVVLENCKLLNTTLAFEYSSVQADITSSIESISNPYEGRIRAKEIKEIRLEKEYVDPSGTQIEVQELSA
- a CDS encoding flavodoxin family protein; translation: MKNIIVISTSLRKNGNSERLADAFVKGAKEAGHMVEKCSLQGCAMHFCTGCMACQHSRQGQCAMPDDADILIQKMAAADVIAFATPVYFYEMCGQMKTLLDRTNPLFPIPYKFKDIYLLTTAADSEQHAMDGVIKGLQGWIDCFDKSSLKAVVYGTSIDGMDAVLEHPEILNEAYELGKKA